DNA sequence from the Leptospira limi genome:
GCTTTTTTCCATTGATGAAGTAAAACGATTGGAAAAACTCAATCACGAAAAAAGTACAGATGTTAATTGGCAAGATAGTTATTCTTTAGAAGGCCCACGAACCTATGATACCGAAGCGAGTGATCGAAATCAAAAATACATCGAATCTTCGACACGAGGGGAAACTTTAGAAGAACACTTACTGAACCAACTGCGTCTCATCAAACTCACAAAATTGGAATTTGAAATTGGTGAAGTGTTAATCAGTATGATCGATGAAAAAGGTTTCATCACTGATGATTTGTCACTTGTATCGAAAGAAATGGGTTATCCTGAGGCTAAAGTTCGTAGGGTTTTGCAAGTGATCAATGAATTGGACCCAATTGGAATTGGGGCAAAAGATATGCAGGAAACCCTTCTCATCCAAGGAAGGATTTTGTTTCCTGACAACATCGTTTTGCACCAACTGATAGGAGAATTCCTTTCTGATTTAGAAAAAGTTGATTATAAAAAAATCGCAAAAAATTTAAAAATCACAGAAGAAGATATTCTCAGTTTAGCTAGGTTGATAAAAAAATTAGAACCATACCCTGCAACAACCTACCAAGGTAGAAAAATTGATTATGTTGTTGCCGATGTTGTTGTGAAACAAGTGGGAAACGAATTTAATATTTTTATCAATGATGAATGGTTACCAAAACTCACAATCCAAGAAGAATACAAAGAATTATTAAATCATAAACTCCCTCCCAAAGAGAAGGAATACTTTCAGACAAAGTATAGTTCCGCGCAGTGGCTCATTAGGTCCATCCAACAGAGAAGGCAAACCTTACAAAGAGTTGTTAGTTGTATCATCGATTTCCAAGTTGATTTTTTTAGAGGAGGGATTGGATTTATCAAACCTCTCACACTCAAAGAAGTTGCTGAAAAACTGAACTTACATGAGTCAACAATCTCTCGTATCACCACCAATAAATACATCCAAACCACTTGGGGAATTTTTGAATTGAAGTGGTTTTTTTCCTCTGGTGTAAAATCCGCAGAAGGTGGAAAAGAAAGTTCTAAAAAAATACATGAAATCATTCGAAATTTGGTCAAAGAAGAAGATGAAAACAATCCTCTTTCCGACCAAGACATCGTGGAACTGATGGAGAAAAAAGGTATTGAAATTGCGCGTAGGACTGTGGCAAAATACCGTAAGGTCTTACGCATCCTTCCATCCAACGAAAGAAAGCGAATCAGTTCACTCAAGGGGTAAACGATGCCAGTTCCAGGAATTACAGTGGAAACCATTCTTCGAGACCATGAAGACTTACAACTTGTATTGATTACTGGTGAAGTTGGACTTTCGAATCGAATTAATAGTGCTGAAATCAATCGACCTGGTCTTTCCCTTACAGGATTTTTTGATTTTTTTGCCAATGACAGAATCCAAATTTTAGGCAAAGGAGAATGGGCGTATCTCAATTCTTTGTCACAAGAGAAACTAAACGAAATCACTGATAAGTTTTTTGAATTTCATCTCAATTGTATCATCTACACACATGGGAATGAACCACAAATTCCTTTTGTGGAAAGAGCCAAAGAAAAAGGAATTCCCTTATTCAAAACGGAAATTGCCACTCATCGTTTCATTACTTTGATTTCACAGATTTTGGACCGTGCCCTCGCACCAAGAACTATGCGCCATGGTGTACTCATTGAAGTGTTTGGGATTGGAACCTTACTCACTGGTCGTTCGGGTGTAGGTAAAAGTGAAACTGCTCTAGAACTCATTGAAAGAGGCCACCGTTTAGTCGCTGATGATATGGTTGAGATCAGGCGTCTCAGTGAAAGTTATTTGATTGGATCGTGTTCTGATTTACTCCGCCACCATATGGAAATTAGAGGATTAGGGATTCTTAATATCAAAGATCTGTTTGGTGTTGGATCTGTT
Encoded proteins:
- the rpoN gene encoding RNA polymerase factor sigma-54 — its product is MKLGASLSQRQTQKLVMTQDLRQSIELLSLSTLELSDKIQNELLENPLLDEVGVDEKSKMPELFSIDEVKRLEKLNHEKSTDVNWQDSYSLEGPRTYDTEASDRNQKYIESSTRGETLEEHLLNQLRLIKLTKLEFEIGEVLISMIDEKGFITDDLSLVSKEMGYPEAKVRRVLQVINELDPIGIGAKDMQETLLIQGRILFPDNIVLHQLIGEFLSDLEKVDYKKIAKNLKITEEDILSLARLIKKLEPYPATTYQGRKIDYVVADVVVKQVGNEFNIFINDEWLPKLTIQEEYKELLNHKLPPKEKEYFQTKYSSAQWLIRSIQQRRQTLQRVVSCIIDFQVDFFRGGIGFIKPLTLKEVAEKLNLHESTISRITTNKYIQTTWGIFELKWFFSSGVKSAEGGKESSKKIHEIIRNLVKEEDENNPLSDQDIVELMEKKGIEIARRTVAKYRKVLRILPSNERKRISSLKG
- the hprK gene encoding HPr(Ser) kinase/phosphatase, yielding MPVPGITVETILRDHEDLQLVLITGEVGLSNRINSAEINRPGLSLTGFFDFFANDRIQILGKGEWAYLNSLSQEKLNEITDKFFEFHLNCIIYTHGNEPQIPFVERAKEKGIPLFKTEIATHRFITLISQILDRALAPRTMRHGVLIEVFGIGTLLTGRSGVGKSETALELIERGHRLVADDMVEIRRLSESYLIGSCSDLLRHHMEIRGLGILNIKDLFGVGSVRDHKLIELIINLKEWEEQTSGDYERTGIEQSMEEILGVSVPYIEIPVKPGRNIPIIVETAAMNQRLRKMGKNSAKEFSNKLNTYIQQSTIETNPIKD